A DNA window from Halanaerobium saccharolyticum subsp. saccharolyticum DSM 6643 contains the following coding sequences:
- the madM gene encoding malonate transporter subunit MadM, translating into MLTDAFNSFAGADHLIISIALVALIMFITKKISIMLGEERIASALAIITGLVLAFIGGKVTGGSSGLADISIFSGAGIGLLGGSMLRDYTIISTAYGVKLKNLKKAGPVGVISLLVGVIFSFIVGSGVAMALGYTDPAEVTTIGAGAVTFIVGPVTGTALGVSSEIIAISVAAGLVKSIMTMVITPFIADLVGLDNPTSAMVYGGLIGTTSGVAGGLAATAPELVPYGAMTATFYTGLGTLIVPSLGFIIIRSILL; encoded by the coding sequence TTGTTAACAGATGCATTTAATTCTTTTGCTGGAGCAGATCATTTAATTATTTCTATAGCTCTAGTTGCATTAATAATGTTTATAACTAAGAAAATTTCGATTATGCTGGGAGAAGAGCGAATAGCTTCGGCTCTTGCAATTATTACAGGTTTAGTCTTAGCATTCATTGGTGGTAAAGTAACTGGTGGAAGTAGTGGACTGGCAGATATATCAATTTTCAGTGGTGCTGGTATTGGTTTATTAGGTGGTAGTATGCTGAGAGACTATACAATTATCTCTACTGCGTATGGTGTTAAACTTAAAAACCTTAAAAAAGCTGGCCCAGTAGGAGTAATTTCTTTATTAGTGGGAGTAATTTTCTCTTTTATAGTTGGTAGTGGAGTTGCTATGGCTTTAGGTTATACAGATCCGGCTGAAGTTACAACAATTGGTGCTGGAGCAGTTACCTTTATTGTTGGTCCTGTAACAGGAACCGCACTAGGTGTAAGCTCGGAGATTATTGCTATTTCTGTAGCTGCTGGATTGGTAAAATCAATTATGACCATGGTAATAACACCTTTCATAGCAGATCTAGTTGGCCTTGATAATCCGACTTCTGCCATGGTTTATGGGGGATTAATTGGAACAACAAGTGGTGTTGCAGGTGGTCTTGCAGCAACAGCACCTGAGCTAGTTCCATATGGAGCAATGACTGCAACTTTTTATACTGGATTAGGAACTCTAATAGTACCATCACTTGGATTTATTATAATTAGATCTATTTTGCTATAA
- a CDS encoding fimbrial biogenesis chaperone, producing MKKINKIFSFIFFNLVIFLIFITIFSGISWAAVRIEPARIILNALDKKHSTGLIEVINTGEEEIELKALLNDWALDENDGLIFYEAGETDYSLDGLIKFNPREFKIPPGKKQIVRFTISNPETAETIRERRGVVFFEQETGLIDAATGSNVKSQVGSVIYYIPESVKYDFKFNGLRVYKTSDSIPQGITIRVKNDGEAHLRYYPSYKIINSENKVVMEKSFSELIILPGYERQFAFYLEDRLKKGDYTFILSFRLYNTSYEPEYQIPITIE from the coding sequence ATGAAAAAAATTAATAAAATTTTCAGTTTTATTTTCTTTAATTTAGTAATTTTCTTAATTTTTATTACAATTTTTTCGGGAATAAGTTGGGCAGCAGTCAGAATTGAACCAGCGAGAATTATTTTGAATGCTTTGGATAAAAAACACAGCACTGGTTTAATAGAAGTTATAAATACAGGCGAAGAAGAAATTGAACTCAAAGCACTGCTTAATGATTGGGCACTTGATGAAAATGATGGCTTGATTTTTTATGAGGCAGGAGAAACAGATTACAGTTTAGATGGCTTGATAAAATTTAATCCTAGGGAGTTTAAAATACCTCCGGGGAAAAAACAGATAGTTAGATTTACAATTTCTAATCCAGAAACAGCAGAAACTATTAGAGAACGTAGAGGAGTAGTTTTTTTTGAGCAAGAAACAGGTCTTATTGATGCTGCAACAGGTTCCAATGTTAAAAGTCAGGTTGGTTCAGTAATTTATTATATTCCTGAGAGTGTTAAATATGATTTTAAATTTAATGGTTTGAGAGTATATAAGACTTCAGATTCTATACCTCAGGGAATAACAATTAGAGTTAAAAATGATGGGGAAGCACATTTGCGTTATTACCCTTCTTATAAAATAATTAATTCAGAGAATAAAGTTGTTATGGAAAAAAGTTTTAGTGAATTAATAATCCTTCCAGGCTATGAAAGGCAATTTGCTTTTTATTTAGAAGATCGTTTAAAAAAAGGGGATTATACTTTTATACTCAGCTTCAGACTTTATAATACAAGTTATGAGCCTGAATATCAGATTCCGATAACAATAGAGTAA
- a CDS encoding sugar ABC transporter ATP-binding protein — protein MGAEKVLEMKNITKTFPGVKALDKVNFSLKKGEVHALLGENGAGKSTLMKVLNGIHQRDEGEIILRGKSVEFNDTKEAQNAGLAIIHQELELIPHLNVAENIFLGREEKKGVFIDYKKLYQNTEDVLNMLGVNIDPKSKIKDLNIGSQQMVEIAKAVSQDAEILVMDEPTSSLTNQEIEILFKLIERLKDQDIAIVYISHRLEEVFEICDRVTVLRDGEFVGEVETVETDEDELINMMVGRTIEDRFPKMEFNPGEEILKIDNLSVPDEIINASFSLRKGEILGVAGLMGSGRTELAKSIFGVFKTKTGGIYYKGEKIEINSPADAINKGIYYLSEDRKDEGLVLSLSVANNISISILKQMLKANTFINSASEKELAQKYINDLNIKTPSEKQLVKNLSGGNQQKVVISKLLSTKPEVVILDEPTRGIDVGAKREIYNLMQELIDKEVAVILISSELPEVLNLSNRVIVMHEKEIMGELDAAEADQEAVMKLATGRRSQ, from the coding sequence ATGGGAGCAGAAAAAGTACTTGAAATGAAAAATATTACTAAAACTTTCCCTGGGGTTAAAGCTTTAGATAAAGTTAATTTTTCTCTTAAAAAGGGAGAAGTGCATGCTTTACTTGGTGAAAATGGTGCTGGCAAATCAACTTTGATGAAAGTTTTGAATGGTATTCATCAACGAGACGAAGGTGAGATCATTTTAAGAGGTAAATCAGTTGAATTCAATGATACAAAAGAAGCTCAAAATGCAGGACTTGCAATAATTCACCAGGAGTTAGAATTAATACCACATCTCAATGTTGCAGAGAATATATTCCTGGGACGTGAAGAAAAAAAAGGAGTTTTTATAGATTATAAAAAACTCTATCAAAATACAGAAGACGTATTAAATATGCTGGGAGTAAATATTGATCCGAAGTCAAAAATTAAGGACCTAAATATTGGTAGTCAGCAGATGGTTGAGATTGCAAAAGCTGTTTCGCAGGATGCTGAAATTCTGGTAATGGATGAACCTACTTCCTCTCTAACAAATCAAGAAATTGAAATATTATTCAAATTAATTGAGCGTTTAAAGGATCAGGATATTGCAATAGTTTATATTTCTCATCGTTTAGAAGAAGTTTTTGAGATATGTGATCGGGTTACAGTTTTAAGAGATGGAGAATTTGTTGGTGAGGTAGAAACTGTAGAAACTGATGAAGATGAATTAATAAATATGATGGTGGGCAGAACAATTGAAGATCGTTTTCCTAAAATGGAATTTAATCCAGGAGAAGAAATTTTAAAAATTGATAATTTATCGGTACCCGATGAAATCATTAATGCATCTTTTTCTCTGCGTAAAGGAGAAATATTAGGTGTTGCAGGATTAATGGGATCTGGAAGAACTGAATTAGCTAAATCTATTTTTGGAGTTTTTAAAACCAAAACTGGTGGAATTTATTATAAAGGAGAAAAAATAGAAATTAATTCACCAGCTGATGCGATAAATAAAGGGATTTATTATTTAAGTGAGGATCGTAAAGATGAAGGTTTAGTACTTAGTCTTTCGGTTGCTAACAACATTAGCATTTCTATTTTAAAGCAAATGTTAAAAGCTAATACTTTTATTAACTCAGCTTCTGAAAAAGAACTTGCTCAAAAATATATTAATGATTTAAATATAAAGACTCCTTCAGAAAAGCAACTAGTTAAAAATTTAAGTGGAGGGAATCAGCAGAAGGTTGTTATTTCTAAGCTCTTATCAACAAAGCCAGAAGTAGTAATTCTTGATGAACCAACAAGAGGAATAGATGTGGGAGCCAAAAGAGAAATATATAATTTAATGCAGGAGTTAATTGATAAAGAGGTTGCTGTAATTTTAATATCATCAGAACTACCTGAGGTATTAAATTTAAGCAATAGAGTTATAGTAATGCACGAAAAGGAAATAATGGGAGAACTGGATGCCGCTGAAGCAGATCAAGAAGCTGTAATGAAGCTGGCAACTGGAAGGAGGAGTCAGTAA
- a CDS encoding ABC transporter permease subunit codes for MNNLNNNINKKNVIEILNKFKTGIGLLILVTVLSFMSPYFLTIPNLLNVVRQVSIIAIISFGMTMVILTGGIDLSVGSMLAFSGAVTAGMIVNSGLNVFVAILIGLAAGTALGLFNGIAVAKAKLPAFIVTLAMMTVARGFTLIYTNGRPISGFDETFRFFGAGYLGRIPVPVIIMFILLFIIYILLKKTPLGRYIYAIGGNEKATKLSGINTDRIKIAVYALNGFLAAVSGIILTSRLNSAQPMAGEGYELDAIAAVVLGGTSLSGGSGGVVGTIIGALIIAVLNNGLNLLNVSSFYQLVAKGAVILLAVFLDRKSQQQ; via the coding sequence TTGAATAATCTTAATAATAATATAAACAAAAAAAATGTTATAGAAATTTTAAATAAATTTAAAACTGGTATTGGACTTTTAATTTTAGTTACTGTTTTATCTTTTATGAGTCCTTATTTTTTAACAATACCTAATCTACTAAACGTAGTGAGACAGGTTTCAATTATTGCAATAATATCTTTTGGTATGACAATGGTAATTTTAACCGGAGGTATTGATCTTTCAGTTGGTTCAATGCTTGCTTTCTCGGGAGCAGTAACTGCTGGAATGATTGTTAATTCAGGTCTTAATGTATTTGTAGCTATTTTGATTGGTCTGGCGGCTGGTACAGCGCTTGGCTTATTTAATGGAATTGCAGTTGCCAAAGCTAAATTACCAGCATTTATTGTAACTTTAGCAATGATGACAGTAGCCCGAGGTTTTACTCTGATTTATACAAATGGACGGCCTATTTCAGGTTTTGATGAAACTTTTAGATTCTTTGGTGCTGGCTATTTGGGTAGAATTCCAGTTCCAGTTATTATTATGTTTATACTTTTGTTTATAATATATATTTTACTAAAAAAGACACCATTAGGCCGCTACATTTACGCAATTGGTGGTAATGAAAAAGCAACTAAATTATCAGGTATTAATACAGATCGAATAAAAATAGCAGTTTATGCTTTAAATGGTTTTTTAGCTGCAGTCAGTGGAATTATTCTAACTTCAAGATTAAATTCAGCCCAACCGATGGCTGGAGAAGGTTATGAGTTAGATGCAATTGCAGCTGTTGTACTTGGTGGAACCAGCCTCTCAGGTGGTAGTGGGGGCGTAGTTGGTACAATTATTGGTGCTTTGATTATAGCGGTTTTAAATAACGGTTTAAATCTCTTAAATGTATCATCATTTTATCAGTTAGTCGCTAAAGGTGCTGTTATTCTGCTTGCTGTCTTCTTAGATCGTAAGAGTCAGCAGCAGTAA
- a CDS encoding malonate transporter subunit MadL, which yields MEIIGMGFVAFFMLLGSFLGRILGQFIGTGGDVGGVGLAMLFMVLTVNYLENRGRMFKPRTENGIKFLSALYIPIIVAMAARLNVVGAINGGLVAILAGGVATIGAMFLVPLLSKLKK from the coding sequence ATGGAAATTATCGGTATGGGCTTTGTAGCATTTTTTATGCTGCTTGGCTCATTTTTAGGGAGAATTTTAGGTCAGTTCATTGGAACTGGTGGAGATGTTGGTGGAGTTGGACTTGCAATGTTATTTATGGTTTTAACAGTAAATTATCTTGAAAACAGAGGCAGAATGTTTAAACCTAGAACTGAAAATGGTATTAAGTTCTTAAGTGCTTTATATATTCCGATTATTGTTGCTATGGCTGCACGTTTAAATGTTGTTGGTGCTATTAATGGTGGGTTAGTTGCTATTTTAGCAGGTGGTGTAGCGACAATAGGTGCAATGTTTTTAGTACCTTTATTATCAAAACTAAAAAAATAA
- the rbsB gene encoding ribose ABC transporter substrate-binding protein RbsB, which produces MRKIIVLALSLMLVVGLSVGAAAQDIKIGLAVSTLNNPFFVDLKDGAEAMAEEMGVEILTVDAQNDAAAQLSSVEDLLIKQIDVLIVNPVDGNAVVSAITAAKDAGVPVITVDRAAEGIDVTSHIASDNVAGGEMAGDFIAEQLGEEGNVVELQGIPGTSAARDRGKGFNQAMDKYSGMEVIARQPAGFDRAEGMTVMENILQGNQNIDAVFAHNDNMALGAMEAIAAAGRSDEIMIVGFDAIDDAREAVKEGEMAATVAQKPGLMGEMAVETAIKVVNGEEVAEYTPVPLELITE; this is translated from the coding sequence ATGAGAAAAATTATTGTATTAGCTTTATCTTTAATGTTGGTAGTCGGACTTTCTGTAGGTGCTGCAGCTCAGGATATTAAAATTGGTTTGGCTGTATCTACCTTAAATAACCCGTTCTTTGTTGACTTAAAAGATGGTGCTGAAGCTATGGCAGAAGAAATGGGAGTAGAAATTTTAACAGTTGATGCTCAGAATGATGCAGCAGCTCAGTTGAGCAGTGTTGAAGACTTATTAATTAAACAGATTGATGTTTTAATTGTGAATCCTGTTGATGGCAATGCTGTAGTTTCTGCAATTACAGCTGCTAAGGATGCAGGAGTACCTGTAATCACAGTTGACCGTGCAGCAGAAGGTATTGATGTTACAAGTCATATTGCTTCTGATAACGTTGCTGGTGGAGAAATGGCTGGAGACTTTATTGCTGAGCAGTTAGGTGAAGAAGGTAATGTTGTAGAACTTCAGGGTATCCCTGGAACCTCTGCTGCAAGAGATAGAGGTAAAGGTTTTAACCAGGCTATGGATAAATATTCTGGTATGGAAGTAATAGCAAGACAGCCTGCTGGTTTTGATCGTGCAGAAGGTATGACAGTTATGGAAAATATCTTACAGGGTAATCAAAACATTGACGCTGTATTTGCTCACAATGATAACATGGCTTTAGGTGCAATGGAAGCTATAGCAGCAGCTGGTCGTTCTGATGAGATTATGATTGTTGGTTTTGATGCTATTGATGATGCAAGAGAAGCTGTAAAAGAAGGAGAAATGGCAGCTACTGTTGCTCAAAAGCCAGGATTAATGGGTGAAATGGCAGTTGAAACAGCAATTAAGGTAGTAAATGGAGAAGAAGTTGCTGAATATACTCCAGTACCTTTAGAATTAATTACTGAGTAA
- the rbsD gene encoding D-ribose pyranase yields the protein MKKNGIINSQLSRLIAEMGHKDSLVVADCGLPIPPTVERVDLSLTKGYPKFIKILEATLEDLVVEKAILASEIKEKSPELEAKIIEMLPTAEIEYISHAQFKKETNNSRAVVRSGEITPYANIILISGVDF from the coding sequence ATGAAAAAAAATGGAATAATAAACAGTCAACTATCAAGATTAATTGCAGAAATGGGTCATAAAGACAGTCTTGTTGTTGCAGATTGTGGCCTGCCAATTCCACCGACTGTTGAAAGAGTAGATTTATCATTAACAAAGGGTTATCCAAAATTTATAAAAATACTTGAAGCTACTTTAGAAGATTTAGTTGTTGAAAAAGCAATTTTGGCTTCAGAAATTAAAGAAAAAAGTCCTGAATTAGAAGCAAAAATAATAGAGATGCTTCCGACAGCAGAGATTGAGTATATTTCACATGCTCAATTTAAAAAGGAAACAAATAACTCCAGGGCAGTAGTTCGCAGTGGAGAAATTACTCCCTATGCAAACATCATTTTAATATCAGGAGTTGATTTTTAA
- a CDS encoding CaiB/BaiF CoA transferase family protein, producing MGALDGIKVIDLSHVLAAPFATMIMADLGAEVVKVEPPFGDDSRQFGPFVEDEAGEQQSGYFISINRNKKSIVLNLKEEKGKEILRDLISDADVVVENYRPTTMKKLGFSYEEMKKIKKDIIYCSICGFGHDALEEYASKPAYDMVAQAYSGLMSITGPEGGEPCRVGSSIGDIMAGHQAVIGILSALRHRDRTGKGQHVDMSMVDGLVSVLENAIARYTMEGEIPGPLGGAHPTIVPFQSFKTKDNYIVTPIGNDSLWKKFCDALEMPELADDERFKTNPLRAENKDELIPILAKRIKEKNTAEWEEVFEEYGLPYSPVNTVDKVVEDDNLKYRDMIVDLEQPGIGKVKVAGSPFHLSETPGEIKSHAPAKGEHTDSVLKGSLGLTDAQIKEMKSQGIIG from the coding sequence ATGGGAGCTTTAGACGGGATTAAAGTTATTGACTTAAGCCATGTATTGGCAGCACCATTTGCAACAATGATTATGGCAGACTTAGGTGCAGAGGTTGTTAAGGTAGAGCCACCATTTGGTGATGATTCAAGACAATTTGGTCCTTTTGTTGAAGATGAAGCTGGAGAACAGCAGAGCGGCTATTTTATTAGTATTAACCGCAACAAAAAAAGTATTGTTTTAAACTTGAAGGAAGAAAAAGGTAAAGAAATATTAAGAGATTTAATAAGTGATGCAGATGTGGTTGTAGAAAATTACCGCCCTACCACAATGAAAAAACTTGGTTTTTCATATGAAGAAATGAAAAAAATTAAAAAAGATATAATATACTGTTCAATTTGCGGATTTGGTCATGATGCTTTAGAAGAATATGCCAGTAAACCTGCTTATGATATGGTAGCTCAGGCATATAGTGGTTTGATGAGTATCACCGGACCTGAAGGTGGAGAACCCTGCCGTGTTGGTAGTTCTATTGGTGATATTATGGCAGGACACCAGGCTGTTATTGGTATTTTAAGTGCCTTACGTCATCGTGATCGAACTGGTAAAGGACAGCATGTTGATATGTCAATGGTAGATGGACTTGTTTCTGTTTTAGAAAATGCTATTGCTCGCTATACAATGGAGGGAGAGATTCCTGGTCCACTTGGTGGAGCACATCCAACAATTGTACCATTCCAGTCATTTAAAACTAAAGATAATTATATTGTAACTCCAATTGGGAATGATAGTTTATGGAAAAAGTTCTGTGATGCTCTTGAAATGCCTGAGTTAGCAGATGATGAAAGATTTAAAACAAATCCATTAAGAGCAGAAAACAAGGATGAGCTAATACCAATTCTTGCAAAAAGAATAAAAGAAAAAAATACTGCTGAATGGGAAGAAGTTTTCGAAGAATATGGACTCCCTTATTCACCAGTTAATACAGTAGATAAAGTTGTCGAAGATGACAACTTGAAATACAGAGATATGATAGTGGATCTTGAACAGCCTGGAATTGGTAAAGTTAAGGTTGCTGGTTCCCCATTCCACTTGTCAGAGACCCCAGGAGAAATTAAAAGTCATGCCCCTGCAAAAGGTGAGCATACTGATTCAGTGCTTAAAGGAAGTTTAGGTTTAACTGATGCTCAAATTAAAGAAATGAAAAGCCAAGGAATTATTGGCTAA
- the rbsK gene encoding ribokinase, which yields MIKLSQILVIGSMNMDLVVETDRYPKKGETIIGGKFEQIPGGKGANQALAAAKLGEDVEFIGACGNDSFAPKLISSLRNGGAKIDNIFKVDGVSTGVAVITVDKKGNNRIIVSPGANYQLDENKIEKIKDKIIEAEILLLQLEIPVETIKKIIEIAAVNNTKIVLDPAPAQKLPDYILSKVDYLLPNEGELDLLLDDINLEERSEKIDILLDKGVKNIIVTEGEKGINYYSRNEKLHLDSLKVKAVDTTAAGDVFAGAFAASLMEKNDIKKSLEFAVEAAAYSVTKMGAQSSVPNKEDLNKFLAERSK from the coding sequence GTGATTAAGTTGTCCCAAATACTTGTAATTGGTAGTATGAATATGGATTTAGTTGTTGAAACAGATAGATACCCTAAAAAAGGGGAAACTATTATTGGCGGAAAATTTGAGCAGATACCAGGTGGCAAAGGAGCAAATCAAGCTCTTGCAGCTGCAAAATTAGGAGAAGATGTAGAATTTATTGGTGCCTGTGGAAATGATAGTTTTGCTCCTAAATTAATATCCAGCTTAAGAAATGGTGGGGCAAAAATTGATAATATTTTTAAAGTAGATGGTGTAAGTACGGGTGTTGCAGTTATTACAGTTGATAAAAAAGGAAATAATCGAATAATTGTTTCGCCAGGAGCTAATTATCAATTAGATGAAAATAAGATAGAAAAGATAAAAGACAAAATAATTGAGGCAGAAATTTTGCTTTTGCAATTAGAAATACCAGTTGAAACAATAAAAAAAATAATTGAGATTGCTGCAGTTAATAATACTAAAATAGTTTTAGATCCTGCTCCAGCTCAAAAATTACCAGATTATATTTTATCTAAAGTAGATTATCTGCTGCCTAATGAAGGGGAATTAGATTTACTATTAGATGATATTAATCTAGAAGAACGATCTGAAAAAATTGATATCTTGCTTGATAAAGGAGTAAAAAATATTATAGTAACTGAAGGAGAAAAAGGAATAAATTATTACAGCAGAAATGAAAAATTACATCTAGATTCTTTAAAAGTTAAAGCAGTTGATACTACAGCTGCAGGTGATGTTTTTGCAGGAGCTTTTGCTGCTAGTTTAATGGAGAAAAATGACATTAAAAAATCTTTGGAGTTTGCAGTAGAAGCTGCAGCTTATTCAGTTACTAAAATGGGTGCTCAAAGTTCGGTACCTAATAAAGAAGATTTAAATAAATTCCTTGCTGAAAGGAGTAAATAA
- a CDS encoding LacI family DNA-binding transcriptional regulator, which yields MRVTIKDIAKEADVSITTVSRVLNNKPDVGDDTRAKILKIIEEMNYNPNSVARGLVMQKTHTIGLIIPDISNPFFPQIVRAVEDKAQQLGYSVILFNTDNHLERERKAVELFKSKQIDGLIVSLSLGNEEILKNLKASNYPVVQIDRSVLDHIYPLVSIDNIKSAYQMVEYLIKKGHKKIAHLSGDLNTTTARDRLSGYKKALKDYKIEIKKDYIIEGDYTQDSAYKATQNLLGLKSPPTAVFAANDLSAAGVYKALFEADLKIPADMAVAGHDDINLASLLKPELTTMRQPKYEMGERAVSVLLKMIDDEDAEIEDQILNTDLIIRESV from the coding sequence ATGAGAGTTACAATAAAAGATATAGCAAAAGAAGCTGATGTATCAATTACAACAGTCTCTAGAGTTTTAAATAACAAACCTGATGTTGGAGATGATACAAGAGCCAAAATATTAAAGATTATTGAAGAAATGAATTACAATCCAAATAGTGTAGCAAGAGGACTTGTAATGCAGAAAACCCATACTATTGGTTTGATTATTCCTGATATCAGTAATCCGTTTTTTCCTCAAATAGTCAGAGCTGTTGAAGATAAAGCACAGCAGCTTGGTTATTCTGTTATATTATTTAATACAGATAATCATTTAGAAAGGGAAAGAAAAGCAGTTGAATTGTTTAAAAGCAAACAAATAGATGGTTTAATTGTTTCTCTTTCTCTTGGAAATGAAGAAATATTAAAAAATCTTAAGGCTTCTAATTATCCTGTAGTTCAGATAGATAGATCGGTACTTGATCACATATACCCTCTGGTAAGTATTGATAATATAAAATCTGCCTATCAAATGGTAGAATATTTGATTAAAAAGGGACATAAAAAAATAGCTCATCTAAGTGGTGATCTTAACACTACTACTGCCAGGGATAGACTTTCAGGTTATAAAAAAGCTTTAAAAGATTATAAGATAGAGATTAAGAAAGATTATATTATTGAGGGAGATTATACACAAGATTCAGCTTATAAAGCTACCCAAAATTTATTGGGATTAAAATCGCCTCCAACAGCAGTTTTTGCAGCTAATGACTTAAGTGCAGCTGGTGTTTATAAAGCATTGTTTGAAGCTGACTTAAAAATACCGGCAGATATGGCAGTAGCAGGTCATGATGATATTAACCTTGCTTCACTTTTAAAGCCGGAATTAACAACAATGCGTCAGCCAAAATATGAAATGGGTGAAAGAGCAGTATCTGTTCTTTTAAAAATGATTGATGATGAAGATGCTGAAATTGAAGATCAAATATTAAATACAGATTTAATTATTCGCGAATCAGTTTAA